The Persephonella atlantica region AAGGGCTTCCATTGTAACGTCATAGGCTGTCCTGAAAGATGCAAAGTTAAGAAGAACGTCAGCTTCTGGAAAGTCTTTCGCTGCCTCTGTTGTGGATTTGTAGATAGGTATCATTATCTCATTTGTTCCGTAAAAAAACTTATCAAATTTCCTTGACTGGGTAGGAGCTACTATCGCAACAACAGATGGGTCTCTTCCTACCACGTAGTCATAATCAAGCATTCTCTGGATAGCATTTCTGTTTAAGTTCCAGAAAATCGCCTTTGTATTTCTGTCAAAAAGAAGATACTCAGGTTTGCTCATTTAGTTAACCTCCTTCATTTTCCTTTTTTTAAGCAACCACTTTGTTTTCGTCAAGGGCTTTCCTGACTATTTCAGTCATATGGGTTTCTGGCCCATACACTTCTATTGGTATTCCAAGCTCTTCCGCTGCTTCTTTTATTCTTTTGAGTCCTATCTGGTAGTTTGGACCACCTCTTCTGACGTATATTCTTACTCCTACTTTTTTTAGTTTGTCTGCATACTCTTTCATTGCATCTATTATTCCGTCAAATGTTTTTGCAACATCTGTGAAGTTTGCTATTGCTCCACCGATAATCAGTATCTTATCTCCCTTTGGATGTCTACTTCTTGTCATAAGGTCAAAAACAGTTTTTACATACTCTCTTGTTTCTGCTCTTGATGGATTTCCTGAATACTCTCCGTAATTTGCAAGCTCCTTAACTGCTCCAAGGTCTGCAACTGTGTCTGCGTAAACAACAGATGCACCACCACCTGCAACAAGTGTCCATATTCTTCCTTCTGGATTGAGTATTGTCAGTTTCAGGGAAGCTCCTGACTTTTCATCCATCTCTTTTATGTATTTTTCTTCTGGTGTTAAATCTCTACCAAATCCAGCTGGAAACTCAAGCTCACCCCATTTTCTTCCTGCAACGAACTGGGCAGTGTCGTCAACTCTTCCAACAAAATCAAGAGGGTAAACTTTGTTTCCAACCATAACAAGAGGATTTATCTCAAGATAAGTAAAGTGAAGGTCTTTAAACAGTTTGTAAAGTCTGTAAACAAAGTCTGCGTATTTTTCCTTGTCCTTTATATCTTCTGGAACATTTTGAGATATTAATTTCTTTATTTCTTCGTCTGATGCTGTTATTGGAATCTTTACTTCAACAACCTTATCCCAGTTTTCCTCAACATCAATTCCACCAAATGCGGACATATAGATAATGTCCTCATCTTCATCTGTTGTGATGGCTACATAGTACTCTTCTTCCGGTTTGTGAGGAACAAAAGGCTCTACAAGAAAGTGTGTGAGATGCCCTTTCACTCCGTTAATTTCGATTTCTTCAGACATTTTCTGTTTTATCCACTGTTTTACATCTTCCCACGTAACATCACCAGGTTTTTCCTTTTTGAAGAATATCAGACCCAGCTTACCTCTCTTTCCAAAAAGCATGTCGGGTTTTGCTACAAGAGGAGTATCTTTCAACCATGGATATTCTTCTGGAAGCTTATTCAGGTCTGTTTCTGGAGTAATCAGAACAGACTTAAAGTCATACTGGAAGGCACCATCAAAGTACTCTTCCCAGTTCTGGGCTAAGATTTTTTTTCCATCGTACTCTCTAATACCTCGTTGAGCCATTTATATCCTCCTGTTTTTGTAAAGTTTTTTCAAACATATAAAAAGGGACGCCTCCATTCTGGAGAAACGTCCCTATTGTAAAGTCCATTAAATTCAGTAGTATTCAATCTCACTAAGACTCTAATAAATTATTGATAATTCTGTTAAATGTTTCACTTGGTCTCATAGCTTTTTCTGCCTTTTCATCGTCAGGATGATACCATCCACCAACATCAGCAGGTTTCCCTTCTGCTGCTGCAATTTCAGACAGTATTTTTTCCTCATTTTCTTTCAGTTCTGCAAAAACTTTTGAGAACTTCTCAGCAAGCTCTTTGTCTTCCTCCTGTGTTGCCAGAGCTTCTGCCCAGTAAAGAGCTAAGTAATAGTGAGAACCTCTTGTATCCAACTGTCCCACTTTTCTTTTTGGTGTTTTATCGTTTTCCAAATACTTTCCTATAGCCTTTGATAATGCTTCAGCTATTACCAATATTCTCGGATTATCCTTTTGGTGAAGAGTTTTTAGCTGTTTGTATGCAAGCTTAAGAGATTCTTCAAATGCCAAGAACTCTCCTAATGAGTCCCATCTTAGATGTCCTTCTTTTAAAAACTGCTCAACATGCTTGGGAGCAGACCCACCTGCACCTGTTTCAAACACACCACCACCTGCAATAAGAGGAACTATGGATAGAGACCTTGCAGATGTTCCAACTTCAATAATTGGGAACAGGTCTGTCAGATAGTCTCTCAGAACGTTCCCTGTTACAGCTATTGTGTCCTCGCCATTTCTAAATCTTGCAAGGGTAAACTTCATTGCATCTGCAGGAGCTTTTATGTACCAGTCAACATCAGAAAGATCATATTTTGGTAGCTCTTCTTTTACTTTCTCTATCAGATTTCTGTCGTGTGCTCTGTACTCATCAAGCCAGAAAACAATAGGGTATCCTGTTTCTTTAGCTCTGTTTACAGCAAGTTTAATCCAGTCTCTTATTGCTATATCCTTTGTTATGCAGCTTCTCCATATATCTCCTTCGTTAACGCAGTGCTCTATAAGAACATTTCCGTCCTCATCAACAACTTTCATCTTTCCGTCTGCTGGTGGGAAGAATGTCTTATCGTGGGAACCGTACTCTTCAGCTTTCATAGCCATAAGACCAACATTTTGAACAGTTCCAATTTTTGTCGGGTCAAACTGTCCCCTTGCTTTAATGTCCTCAACTATCTCTTTGTACATAGTTGCGTAAGACCTATCTGGTATAGAC contains the following coding sequences:
- a CDS encoding ATP citrate lyase citrate-binding domain-containing protein, which codes for MAQRGIREYDGKKILAQNWEEYFDGAFQYDFKSVLITPETDLNKLPEEYPWLKDTPLVAKPDMLFGKRGKLGLIFFKKEKPGDVTWEDVKQWIKQKMSEEIEINGVKGHLTHFLVEPFVPHKPEEEYYVAITTDEDEDIIYMSAFGGIDVEENWDKVVEVKIPITASDEEIKKLISQNVPEDIKDKEKYADFVYRLYKLFKDLHFTYLEINPLVMVGNKVYPLDFVGRVDDTAQFVAGRKWGELEFPAGFGRDLTPEEKYIKEMDEKSGASLKLTILNPEGRIWTLVAGGGASVVYADTVADLGAVKELANYGEYSGNPSRAETREYVKTVFDLMTRSRHPKGDKILIIGGAIANFTDVAKTFDGIIDAMKEYADKLKKVGVRIYVRRGGPNYQIGLKRIKEAAEELGIPIEVYGPETHMTEIVRKALDENKVVA
- a CDS encoding NADP-dependent isocitrate dehydrogenase, with protein sequence MAKATIVWTKIDEAPALATYSLLPIMRAFTKDADVEIELRDISLAGRILAQFPDLLPEDKRVPDELSYLGELVWKPEANIMKLPNISASVPQLKEAIKELQEQGYPLPDYPENPQTEEEKQIKERYDRCVGSVVNPVLRQGNSDRRLAKVVKEYAKKHPHKLRDVSPHSKSHVAHMKTGDFYEHEKSVIIEKDTKIKYIFEDKNGNQTVLKEVEVGKGDVVDGTYMDRKKLRKYFEEVINTAKEEDILFSLHVKATMMRVSDPVIFGDAIRVYYAKLFERHGDIIEKLGWKPEFGMQELENRLEQLSEEERNAVKATIEEIYKERPRMYMVDSDKGITNLHMPNDVIIDASVPAVIKNGLQGWGPDGETDDVVLSIPDRSYATMYKEIVEDIKARGQFDPTKIGTVQNVGLMAMKAEEYGSHDKTFFPPADGKMKVVDEDGNVLIEHCVNEGDIWRSCITKDIAIRDWIKLAVNRAKETGYPIVFWLDEYRAHDRNLIEKVKEELPKYDLSDVDWYIKAPADAMKFTLARFRNGEDTIAVTGNVLRDYLTDLFPIIEVGTSARSLSIVPLIAGGGVFETGAGGSAPKHVEQFLKEGHLRWDSLGEFLAFEESLKLAYKQLKTLHQKDNPRILVIAEALSKAIGKYLENDKTPKRKVGQLDTRGSHYYLALYWAEALATQEEDKELAEKFSKVFAELKENEEKILSEIAAAEGKPADVGGWYHPDDEKAEKAMRPSETFNRIINNLLES